From the genome of Nocardia sp. NBC_01503, one region includes:
- a CDS encoding response regulator transcription factor, whose translation MIRVLLVEDQALVRTGFRMVVDSQPDMRVVGEAGDGAAGIAEAARLTPDVIVMDVRMPRLDGIEATRQILAASDSIAAKVLVLTTYDLDDYAVAAVRAGASGFLLKDAPPEVFLTAIRTVHAGDAVLAASTTRRLLDRLAPPVDPVAQRLVATLTERERAVLRVMARGQSNAEIAVELRVGEGTVKTHVRHILTKLGVRDRVQAVIAAHEAGLVRAGGS comes from the coding sequence ATGATCAGGGTGCTGCTGGTGGAGGATCAGGCATTGGTGCGGACCGGGTTTCGAATGGTCGTGGATTCGCAGCCGGATATGCGTGTGGTCGGTGAGGCGGGGGATGGTGCGGCCGGGATTGCCGAAGCCGCGCGGTTGACCCCGGATGTGATCGTCATGGATGTACGTATGCCGCGGTTGGACGGTATCGAGGCCACACGGCAGATTCTCGCGGCCTCGGATTCGATCGCCGCGAAGGTGTTGGTGCTGACCACCTATGACCTCGATGACTACGCCGTGGCGGCGGTGCGTGCCGGAGCGAGCGGGTTTCTGCTCAAAGACGCCCCGCCGGAGGTCTTTCTCACCGCGATACGCACCGTCCACGCGGGTGATGCGGTACTCGCGGCGTCCACCACGCGACGACTGCTGGATCGGCTCGCACCACCGGTCGACCCGGTCGCGCAACGGCTGGTCGCGACCCTGACCGAGCGCGAGCGCGCAGTACTGCGGGTGATGGCGCGGGGGCAATCGAACGCTGAGATCGCGGTCGAGTTGCGGGTGGGTGAGGGGACGGTGAAAACCCATGTGCGCCATATCCTGACCAAACTCGGTGTGCGGGACCGCGTGCAGGCTGTGATCGCCGCGCATGAAGCCGGGTTGGTGCGGGCCGGTGGTTCGTAA
- a CDS encoding alpha/beta hydrolase — translation MRSFRTCVRLVALLIAVAAPVGCASGPPTARGLPARLQGQVIGWHDCRTGADDEIGGRLAAAGAQCGEFLAPVNYDDPGGASLSIAVARRVAGDPAHRLGTLVVETGGPGPSRDGVTMIVDGPEGGHAARTELAERYDLVGMDPRFFGASTPLECGWTTGEYLGIAQAAPTDRASFDRTVRTARDLAARCEPSRELLPYASTRNVARDLDLLRTLLGESEISYLGWSWGTYLGAVYSQMFGDRVDRIVLDSPLDPRAPGPDLTRRTATATRAALADWARWAAERDSEFGLGATEDVVLGAIDAMAAAVAAHPVTRDGVTITGDMVPGLLLTVDDSDEYYTTFGRQVRALYDASRGDTADSAPELAAKLALYSDTTVAPEFGFSATVANQCADRAARGVDDYFTDVRRHLADEPMFGALARHLTPCAVWPVGPAEPATEIANRVPALLIGAAGDPVAPAAGQQALRQALSGARVVTLEGAFRHGVYLAEPAGCVDAVVERYLLDGVLPGDDMRCRRGES, via the coding sequence ATGCGGTCATTCCGAACCTGCGTGCGATTGGTCGCACTGTTGATCGCCGTGGCGGCACCGGTGGGGTGCGCCTCGGGACCGCCTACGGCGCGGGGGCTGCCCGCGCGGTTGCAGGGGCAGGTGATCGGGTGGCATGACTGCCGTACCGGGGCCGACGATGAGATCGGTGGGCGATTGGCTGCCGCTGGGGCACAGTGCGGGGAGTTTCTGGCGCCGGTGAACTATGACGATCCCGGTGGCGCATCGCTGTCGATCGCGGTGGCGCGGCGAGTGGCCGGTGATCCGGCACATCGGTTGGGGACCCTGGTGGTGGAGACCGGCGGGCCGGGACCATCACGGGATGGGGTGACCATGATCGTGGATGGGCCCGAGGGCGGACATGCGGCCCGAACGGAGCTTGCCGAACGGTATGACCTGGTGGGAATGGATCCGCGGTTCTTCGGCGCGAGCACGCCACTCGAATGCGGTTGGACCACCGGCGAGTATCTGGGAATAGCGCAGGCCGCCCCGACCGACCGGGCGAGCTTCGACCGGACGGTCCGCACCGCGCGGGACCTCGCCGCACGGTGTGAACCATCGCGAGAATTGCTGCCTTACGCATCGACGCGGAATGTCGCGCGGGATCTGGACCTGCTGCGCACCCTGCTCGGTGAATCCGAGATCTCATATCTGGGCTGGTCTTGGGGAACGTATCTGGGCGCGGTCTATTCGCAGATGTTCGGGGATCGGGTGGATCGGATCGTGCTCGACAGTCCGCTGGATCCGCGCGCACCCGGGCCTGATCTGACCCGTAGGACGGCGACGGCCACCAGGGCGGCGTTGGCCGATTGGGCTCGGTGGGCGGCCGAACGGGACAGCGAATTCGGTTTGGGGGCAACCGAAGACGTGGTTCTGGGCGCGATCGATGCGATGGCGGCGGCGGTGGCCGCGCACCCGGTCACACGCGACGGGGTCACGATTACCGGTGACATGGTTCCGGGGCTACTGCTGACCGTGGACGACTCCGATGAGTACTACACGACATTCGGTCGCCAGGTGCGGGCGTTGTATGACGCATCGCGCGGGGATACGGCCGACTCCGCTCCGGAGTTGGCGGCCAAGCTGGCCCTGTACTCCGATACCACCGTCGCACCCGAATTCGGTTTCAGTGCAACGGTTGCGAACCAGTGTGCGGATCGAGCGGCACGCGGTGTCGACGACTACTTCACCGATGTTCGGCGGCACCTGGCCGATGAGCCGATGTTCGGCGCGCTGGCGCGGCATCTCACCCCGTGTGCGGTGTGGCCGGTCGGCCCGGCCGAGCCCGCCACCGAAATCGCCAATCGAGTCCCGGCCCTGCTGATCGGCGCCGCGGGCGATCCGGTCGCTCCCGCGGCGGGGCAGCAGGCGCTGCGGCAGGCACTTTCCGGGGCGCGCGTGGTCACTCTGGAAGGCGCGTTCCGGCACGGTGTCTACCTGGCCGAGCCTGCCGGTTGCGTCGACGCGGTGGTCGAGCGGTATCTGCTCGACGGGGTGCTGCCGGGCGATGACATGAGGTGTCGCCGGGGCGAGAGCTGA
- a CDS encoding LLM class flavin-dependent oxidoreductase, which produces MTSLGAVFRPQNPPESLRAAVRAADESGLDELWLWEDCFLEGGISTAAAALAWSERIRIGVGVLPVPLRNVAVTAMEISTLERIFPGRGIWGVGHGVQDWMGQVGARAASPVTLLREYLDALRGLLAGQRLTVKGRYVQLDDVALDWPPTAAPPILAAAKGPKTLHLVGESADGVVLDNSNSAEGIRAATEILRAARPEPLAAQPFPIVVYLLAATGPGSAERVAAELETKDRNAIPDVGIAGDAREIADTVLRWAEAGATSVILQPTADEPDPTAFIRFVSDEIRPLVP; this is translated from the coding sequence ATGACGAGCTTGGGAGCTGTGTTCCGCCCGCAGAATCCGCCGGAGTCCTTGCGTGCGGCGGTTCGTGCGGCCGATGAATCGGGGCTGGATGAGCTGTGGTTGTGGGAGGACTGTTTTCTCGAGGGCGGAATCTCCACCGCGGCAGCCGCACTCGCATGGAGTGAACGGATACGCATCGGTGTGGGTGTGCTCCCGGTGCCGCTGCGCAATGTCGCGGTGACCGCCATGGAGATCTCCACCCTGGAGCGCATATTCCCCGGCCGGGGGATCTGGGGCGTTGGCCATGGGGTGCAGGACTGGATGGGGCAGGTCGGCGCCCGTGCCGCCTCACCGGTGACGCTGCTGCGCGAATACCTGGACGCCCTGCGCGGATTGCTCGCCGGTCAACGCCTCACTGTGAAAGGCCGCTACGTCCAGCTCGACGACGTAGCCCTGGACTGGCCGCCGACCGCCGCCCCGCCGATTCTCGCCGCCGCCAAGGGCCCGAAAACCCTCCACCTGGTAGGTGAATCCGCCGACGGCGTCGTCCTGGACAACTCCAACTCCGCCGAGGGCATTCGCGCCGCCACCGAAATCCTGCGGGCCGCTCGCCCCGAACCCCTTGCCGCCCAACCCTTCCCCATAGTCGTCTACCTCCTCGCGGCCACCGGCCCCGGCTCGGCCGAGCGAGTAGCCGCCGAATTGGAGACCAAGGACCGCAACGCCATCCCCGATGTGGGCATCGCCGGAGACGCCCGTGAAATAGCCGACACGGTCCTGCGCTGGGCCGAAGCGGGCGCAACCAGCGTCATCCTCCAACCCACCGCCGATGAACCCGATCCCACCGCCTTCATCCGCTTCGTATCCGACGAGATCCGCCCCCTCGTCCCCTGA
- a CDS encoding M3 family metallopeptidase: MSNPFFEPSTLPYQLPPFADIREEHYLPAFEAGMAEKLAEIDAIAADTEGPTFANTVVALERSGAVLTRVANVFFNISSSDATPGTDAIEGEMSPKLAALSDAMLLNQQLFARIRALYEQRENLELSAEESRLLERYYTRFVRAGAALSESERDRLRAWNMEIASATTEFKHNIMAATKAATLILETEDELAGLAPAAVAAAAENARSLGQDGWALSLQNVSNQPVLAELADREVRRRMMMASLGRGFGGSPNAELAGRIANLRAKRADLLGYPDHAAYTVADQTAKTTDAVEDMLAQLIAPAVTNAEREAAELTAAMRAGDPGADTELRSWDWQYWSEKVRAERFALDADALRPYLELERVLRDGVFHAAELVYGITFQERTDLVGYHPEVRVFEVFDTDGSGLGLFLGDFFARPSKRGGAWMNELVGQSGLDGTRAVVVNNLNIVKPPQGEPALLTWDNVRTLFHEFGHALHGLFSDVRYPFFSGTSVPRDFVEFPSQVNEMWASRPEILENYAKHVETGAPIPAELLEKRAAAERFGEGFRTVEYLGATLLDWAWHRITADQSADIDAELFEESALRKAGLALSAIPPRYRTGYFAHIFAGGYGAGYYSYIWSEVLDADTVEWFEDGAAPIREKGEQFRRGLLAKGGSVDPLAAYESFRGRAPEIQPLLNRRGLTG; encoded by the coding sequence GTGAGCAATCCGTTCTTCGAACCCAGCACCCTGCCGTATCAGCTGCCGCCGTTCGCGGATATCCGCGAGGAGCATTACCTGCCCGCGTTCGAGGCGGGTATGGCGGAGAAGCTCGCCGAGATCGACGCCATCGCCGCCGATACCGAAGGGCCGACCTTCGCGAATACGGTGGTGGCGTTGGAGCGTTCGGGGGCCGTGCTGACGCGCGTCGCGAATGTCTTCTTCAATATCTCGTCCTCGGACGCCACCCCGGGCACCGATGCCATCGAGGGCGAGATGTCGCCGAAGCTGGCCGCGCTCAGCGATGCCATGCTGCTGAATCAGCAGCTGTTCGCGCGTATCCGGGCGCTGTACGAGCAGCGCGAGAACCTGGAGCTCAGCGCCGAGGAGTCACGACTGCTCGAGCGGTACTACACCCGGTTCGTGCGCGCCGGAGCCGCCCTGAGCGAATCCGAGCGGGATCGGCTGCGCGCCTGGAACATGGAGATCGCCTCGGCGACAACCGAGTTCAAACACAACATCATGGCCGCCACCAAGGCCGCGACCCTGATCCTGGAGACCGAGGACGAACTCGCCGGTCTGGCCCCGGCGGCGGTGGCGGCGGCCGCCGAGAACGCGCGCTCGCTCGGCCAGGACGGCTGGGCGCTGAGCCTGCAGAATGTCTCCAATCAGCCGGTGCTCGCGGAGTTGGCCGATCGGGAAGTCCGTCGGCGCATGATGATGGCCTCGCTCGGCCGTGGGTTCGGCGGTAGCCCGAATGCCGAACTGGCGGGCCGGATCGCGAACCTGCGTGCCAAGCGCGCCGACCTGCTCGGCTACCCCGATCATGCGGCGTATACGGTCGCCGATCAGACCGCGAAGACCACCGACGCGGTCGAGGATATGCTGGCCCAGCTCATCGCCCCCGCGGTCACCAATGCCGAACGCGAGGCCGCCGAGCTCACCGCCGCCATGCGTGCGGGCGATCCGGGCGCCGATACCGAACTGCGGTCGTGGGATTGGCAGTACTGGTCGGAAAAGGTGCGCGCCGAACGCTTCGCACTCGATGCCGATGCCCTGCGCCCGTACCTGGAATTGGAGCGGGTGCTGCGCGACGGCGTCTTCCACGCCGCGGAGCTGGTGTACGGCATCACTTTCCAGGAGCGCACGGATCTGGTCGGGTATCACCCCGAGGTCCGGGTCTTCGAGGTCTTCGATACCGACGGCAGTGGTCTGGGCCTGTTCCTCGGCGATTTCTTCGCTCGGCCCTCCAAGCGCGGCGGTGCGTGGATGAACGAGCTCGTCGGCCAGTCCGGTCTCGACGGCACGCGCGCGGTGGTGGTCAACAACCTCAATATCGTGAAGCCGCCCCAGGGTGAACCCGCCCTGCTCACCTGGGATAACGTCCGCACGCTCTTCCACGAGTTCGGACACGCGCTGCACGGGTTGTTCTCCGATGTGCGGTACCCGTTCTTCTCCGGAACCTCGGTGCCCCGCGATTTCGTGGAGTTCCCGTCCCAGGTCAACGAGATGTGGGCCAGTCGCCCGGAGATCCTGGAGAATTACGCCAAGCATGTCGAAACCGGTGCGCCGATTCCGGCCGAGCTCCTCGAAAAGCGTGCCGCCGCAGAGCGATTCGGCGAAGGCTTCCGCACCGTCGAATACCTGGGCGCGACCCTGCTGGACTGGGCCTGGCATCGCATCACCGCCGACCAATCCGCCGATATCGACGCCGAACTGTTCGAGGAGTCGGCGCTGCGCAAAGCAGGGCTCGCCCTGTCGGCCATTCCGCCGCGCTACCGTACCGGATACTTCGCGCATATCTTCGCGGGCGGTTACGGGGCGGGCTACTACTCCTACATCTGGAGTGAGGTCCTCGATGCCGACACCGTCGAGTGGTTCGAGGACGGCGCCGCCCCGATCCGCGAGAAGGGTGAACAGTTCCGTCGCGGACTGCTCGCCAAGGGCGGATCGGTCGACCCGCTCGCGGCATACGAGTCGTTCCGCGGTCGCGCCCCGGAGATCCAGCCGCTGTTGAACCGCCGGGGGTTGACCGGATAG
- a CDS encoding NAD(P)H-binding protein — protein sequence MFVVTGATGNVGAELVRALAGGDEPVRALVRDPKRAKLPEGVEGFAADLTAPETLSAAFAGARAVFLLPGYPGVAQTAVKAGVEHIVQLSGVSAATGDTSNAVTRYMMASEREVTESGAAWTILRPCAFDSNALRWLPQLAAGDVVRAPFPEVRTASLDSYDLAAVASHALLNDAYRGEILWPTGPEPLRPADQVAILARILDRELVCVGLTDEQARADMLRDTPVEYVDAFFDFYVDGAIDESIVRPTVEEITGRPPRTFAQWATVHADAFRDGATE from the coding sequence ATGTTCGTGGTGACGGGTGCGACCGGCAATGTGGGCGCGGAGTTGGTGCGGGCCCTCGCGGGAGGTGACGAGCCGGTGCGGGCCCTGGTGCGTGATCCGAAGCGCGCGAAGCTGCCGGAGGGCGTCGAGGGCTTCGCGGCGGATCTGACCGCGCCGGAGACACTTTCGGCGGCCTTCGCCGGAGCGCGGGCGGTATTCCTGCTGCCCGGGTATCCGGGTGTGGCGCAGACGGCGGTGAAGGCCGGTGTCGAGCATATCGTGCAGCTGTCGGGTGTCTCCGCGGCCACCGGTGATACGAGCAATGCCGTGACGCGGTACATGATGGCCTCCGAGCGGGAGGTCACCGAATCCGGTGCGGCATGGACGATTCTGCGGCCGTGCGCCTTCGATTCGAACGCACTGCGCTGGCTGCCCCAGCTCGCGGCGGGGGACGTGGTGCGCGCACCGTTCCCCGAGGTCCGCACGGCATCGCTGGACTCCTACGACCTGGCGGCGGTGGCCTCCCATGCCCTGCTGAACGACGCCTACCGCGGCGAAATCCTATGGCCCACCGGCCCGGAACCGCTGCGCCCGGCCGATCAGGTGGCGATTCTGGCGCGGATTCTGGACCGCGAACTGGTCTGCGTCGGGCTCACCGACGAGCAGGCGCGCGCGGATATGCTGCGCGACACCCCCGTCGAATACGTGGACGCCTTCTTCGACTTCTACGTCGACGGCGCGATCGACGAATCCATCGTCCGCCCGACCGTCGAGGAGATCACCGGCCGCCCACCGCGCACCTTCGCGCAGTGGGCCACCGTGCACGCCGACGCCTTCCGGGACGGCGCCACCGAATAG
- a CDS encoding VOC family protein: protein MINGAHTIIYASDAERARAFFRDVLDLPNVDAGGDWLIFKSPPAEVAFHPAAPPESGLHALYFMCDDLEATMAELAGKGVEFNSDISEARWGRITTFLVPGAGEVGLYQPLHPLAYDLE, encoded by the coding sequence ATGATCAATGGTGCGCACACCATCATCTACGCCTCCGATGCCGAGCGAGCGCGGGCTTTCTTCCGCGATGTGCTCGATCTACCGAATGTCGACGCCGGTGGCGATTGGCTGATCTTCAAATCCCCGCCCGCGGAGGTCGCCTTTCATCCGGCCGCACCACCGGAGAGCGGTTTGCACGCGCTCTATTTCATGTGCGACGACCTCGAAGCCACCATGGCCGAGCTCGCGGGCAAAGGCGTGGAGTTCAATTCGGATATCAGCGAGGCCCGCTGGGGGCGAATCACCACCTTTCTGGTGCCGGGTGCGGGAGAGGTCGGGCTGTATCAGCCGCTGCACCCGCTCGCTTACGACCTGGAATGA
- a CDS encoding alpha/beta fold hydrolase, translating into MRSDTLRVSGANIYYEVRGNGPLLLLIPGGGGDAAVVDPIADLLAERFTVACLDPRGYSHSTIDDGAPLDQRVEVQSADVHRLITHLTDEPAYVFGGSSGAIVGLDLLARHPERVHRLVAHEPPCFAILPDADAQAAFVDEVYTLFRTEGLGAAGARFLRGIGGTMKPLPDPASLPPRAQAMMARLLANSPIMMEHELRQFTSHIPDIEALVKVADRLVLAVGRETGNHLPARPAAVLAERLGLEVTRFPGGHSGFTDEPEAFANLLRDAFPIQPGRAVSVGT; encoded by the coding sequence ATGAGATCCGATACCTTGCGCGTGTCCGGTGCGAACATCTACTACGAGGTGCGCGGGAATGGTCCACTGCTGCTGTTGATTCCGGGCGGCGGTGGGGACGCGGCCGTCGTGGATCCCATCGCGGATCTGCTCGCCGAGCGGTTCACGGTGGCCTGCCTGGACCCGCGCGGGTACTCACACAGCACCATCGACGACGGCGCACCGCTGGATCAGCGGGTCGAGGTGCAGAGTGCTGACGTACACCGGCTGATCACCCACCTCACCGATGAGCCCGCATACGTATTCGGCGGTAGCAGCGGTGCCATCGTCGGCCTGGATCTGCTCGCCCGGCATCCCGAACGGGTACACCGGCTCGTCGCACACGAACCGCCCTGCTTCGCAATCCTTCCCGACGCGGACGCGCAGGCCGCGTTCGTCGACGAGGTCTACACCCTCTTCCGCACCGAAGGACTCGGGGCGGCCGGAGCGCGTTTCCTCCGGGGCATCGGCGGCACCATGAAGCCGCTGCCAGATCCCGCGAGCCTGCCGCCCCGCGCTCAGGCCATGATGGCGCGACTGCTGGCCAACTCCCCCATCATGATGGAACACGAACTGCGCCAATTCACTTCACACATCCCCGATATCGAGGCCCTCGTGAAGGTCGCCGACCGCCTGGTCCTGGCCGTCGGCCGCGAAACCGGCAACCATCTCCCCGCCCGTCCGGCGGCGGTCCTCGCCGAACGCCTTGGCCTCGAGGTGACCCGATTCCCGGGCGGCCACAGCGGATTCACCGACGAACCGGAGGCCTTCGCCAACTTGCTCCGGGACGCCTTTCCGATTCAGCCAGGTCGCGCTGTTAGCGTCGGCACATGA
- a CDS encoding GlcG/HbpS family heme-binding protein, whose product MTNISLDTAARITAAGIKAATAIETPMNIAIVDAAGHLLHFARMRDAMLGSIDLAQRKAKTSILFHIPSALLGTLSRPDGPIYGIELSNDGLISFGGGLPIADAEGHVIGAVGVSGGTADQDVQVAQACLAAL is encoded by the coding sequence ATGACGAATATTTCGCTCGACACCGCAGCCCGCATCACTGCCGCCGGAATCAAGGCGGCCACCGCCATCGAGACGCCGATGAATATCGCGATCGTCGATGCGGCCGGGCATCTGCTGCATTTCGCGCGGATGCGGGACGCCATGCTCGGCTCCATCGACCTCGCGCAGCGCAAGGCCAAGACCTCCATCCTCTTTCATATTCCGAGTGCGCTGCTGGGCACGCTGTCCCGGCCCGACGGGCCGATCTACGGCATCGAGTTGAGCAATGACGGACTCATCTCCTTCGGTGGCGGCCTGCCGATCGCCGACGCCGAGGGCCACGTGATCGGCGCGGTCGGCGTCTCGGGCGGCACCGCCGATCAGGACGTCCAGGTCGCGCAGGCTTGTCTGGCGGCGCTGTAA
- a CDS encoding helix-turn-helix domain-containing protein has protein sequence MSELGEFLKAKRAAVSPEDVGLPPIGNPRRVKGLRREEVAMLAAVSVDHYTRLEQGRVAAASENLLAGIARALRLTAAEHEYLRMLVQVRPDRSGPLVPEVSPAVRDLLDTLPTPAFVLGPRTDILAWNAAAAALFVDFGEIPAQQRALVRLVFLEPRMRAVFKDWEAVAAEAVDRLRMAAARTPGDSRLMQLVGELSVRDADFRRWWAGHGVRALAGGRKRVHHPVVGDMELDWQVLQVLSAPEQSLVTYTAPIGSPSHEALRILASWAAQSPDTRTEEARALESDR, from the coding sequence GTGAGTGAGCTGGGCGAATTCCTGAAGGCGAAGCGAGCTGCCGTATCCCCGGAGGATGTCGGCCTGCCCCCCATCGGCAATCCGCGCCGGGTCAAGGGCCTGCGCCGTGAGGAGGTGGCGATGCTGGCCGCGGTCAGCGTGGACCACTACACGCGACTGGAGCAGGGCCGCGTCGCGGCGGCCTCGGAGAATCTGCTGGCGGGAATCGCGCGGGCGCTACGCCTCACCGCCGCGGAGCATGAGTATCTGCGCATGTTGGTGCAGGTGCGGCCCGACCGATCCGGTCCGCTCGTGCCGGAAGTGAGTCCGGCTGTCCGCGATCTATTGGATACGCTGCCGACACCGGCCTTCGTACTCGGCCCGCGTACCGACATCCTCGCTTGGAATGCCGCTGCCGCAGCGCTTTTCGTCGACTTCGGCGAGATTCCGGCGCAGCAGCGCGCACTGGTCCGACTGGTTTTCCTGGAGCCGCGTATGCGCGCGGTGTTCAAGGATTGGGAGGCGGTCGCAGCCGAAGCGGTGGACCGGCTGCGGATGGCCGCCGCGCGCACGCCGGGCGACTCGCGGCTCATGCAGCTGGTCGGTGAGCTCTCGGTGCGGGATGCGGACTTCCGGCGCTGGTGGGCGGGGCACGGCGTGCGCGCCCTCGCGGGTGGGCGCAAGCGCGTGCATCATCCGGTGGTCGGCGATATGGAGTTGGATTGGCAAGTGCTACAGGTGCTTTCCGCTCCGGAGCAGTCCCTGGTCACCTACACCGCACCGATCGGCTCACCGAGCCATGAGGCGCTGCGCATCCTGGCCTCATGGGCGGCGCAATCCCCGGACACGCGCACCGAGGAAGCTCGCGCGCTCGAATCGGATCGATGA
- a CDS encoding SMP-30/gluconolactonase/LRE family protein, whose translation MTGSPAFLVPTVLLEGLALGESPRWHDDRLWLSDWLGGEVMSVDAEGKKTVELEMSGIPFCFDWLPDGRLLILSNADGRTLLRREYDGTLVTHAELADISSYPWNEIVVDARGNAYINSIGYDMMAGEDPKPGVLAVVTPDGSVTQLADDLHFPNGMVITPDGSTLIVSESHAKRLTAFDIAADTTLSNRRVWAEVDGYPDGICLDAEGAVWAAAMDRCLRIEEGGRVLAQVELDRSPFACMLGGDTLYIVAAEWKGAEGMTPANRTGRVLTVQAPAPRAGHP comes from the coding sequence ATGACCGGAAGTCCTGCGTTCCTGGTGCCCACCGTGCTGTTGGAGGGGCTGGCGCTCGGGGAATCGCCGCGCTGGCATGACGATCGACTGTGGTTGTCGGATTGGCTGGGCGGGGAGGTGATGTCGGTCGACGCCGAGGGCAAGAAGACTGTCGAGTTGGAGATGTCCGGAATTCCGTTCTGCTTCGATTGGCTGCCGGATGGGCGGCTGCTGATCCTGTCGAATGCGGACGGCCGCACACTGCTGCGCCGCGAATATGACGGAACCCTGGTCACGCATGCCGAGCTCGCGGATATCTCCAGCTATCCGTGGAATGAGATCGTGGTCGATGCGCGCGGGAACGCGTACATCAACTCCATCGGCTACGACATGATGGCCGGCGAGGACCCGAAACCCGGTGTGCTGGCGGTGGTTACGCCCGACGGCAGCGTCACGCAGCTGGCGGATGATCTGCATTTCCCCAACGGTATGGTCATCACCCCCGACGGTTCGACCCTCATCGTCTCCGAATCGCACGCGAAACGGTTGACCGCCTTCGATATCGCCGCCGACACCACCCTGAGCAATCGCAGGGTCTGGGCCGAGGTGGACGGCTATCCGGATGGCATCTGCCTCGATGCCGAGGGTGCGGTCTGGGCCGCCGCCATGGACCGTTGCCTGCGTATCGAGGAGGGCGGCCGGGTGCTCGCGCAGGTTGAACTGGATCGTTCACCGTTCGCCTGCATGCTCGGCGGCGACACGCTGTACATCGTCGCCGCGGAATGGAAAGGCGCGGAGGGTATGACACCGGCGAACCGAACGGGCCGAGTCCTCACCGTGCAAGCCCCGGCGCCACGCGCAGGGCATCCCTGA
- a CDS encoding RidA family protein yields the protein MVAERTAVNPVTWSKELGFNQAEIVTGHTRTLYCSGQTAMSPDGRPQHLGDMAAQLALTLDNLEDVLKSADMSLANLIRLNVYTTDVDLLFQHYGVLAARLGAAAVAPTTTMLGVSRLAIPGQLVELEGTAVD from the coding sequence GTGGTAGCCGAGCGAACCGCAGTCAACCCGGTGACCTGGTCGAAGGAACTGGGATTCAACCAGGCCGAGATCGTCACCGGTCACACCCGAACCCTCTACTGCTCCGGCCAAACCGCAATGAGCCCGGACGGCCGCCCCCAGCACCTCGGAGATATGGCAGCCCAACTCGCACTGACCCTCGACAACCTCGAGGATGTCCTGAAATCCGCCGACATGTCCCTGGCGAACCTGATCCGCCTCAACGTCTACACCACCGACGTCGATCTCCTGTTCCAGCACTATGGCGTACTCGCCGCCCGACTGGGCGCCGCGGCGGTAGCCCCGACAACCACCATGCTCGGAGTATCCCGCCTGGCAATCCCCGGCCAGCTGGTCGAACTCGAGGGCACCGCCGTCGACTAG